From Lepus europaeus isolate LE1 chromosome 3, mLepTim1.pri, whole genome shotgun sequence, a single genomic window includes:
- the LOC133756188 gene encoding band 4.1-like protein 3, which produces MDLLSDISEEDPFGEADQIRVDSLALLPTGETSEQGAPQAATLDSVLDPAVAPPQPDCPAALPEKALKMADRSDSEFGYFSFSFYKCFPSGFPSLLDEDGYLAFPSLPKVWVSFLPPDVQHYIPITSPSFIPSLILIFGLLLSASQSVPFSLTFSLPLALALCYLEAKANTFNVSWDCDVNDKTEEEEAVTGTFS; this is translated from the coding sequence ATGGATTTGCTCTCAGACATTTCAGAGGAAGACCCCTTTGGGGAGGCCGACCAGATCAGAGTAGACAGCTTAGCACTCCTTCCCACAGGTGAAACATCAGAGCAGGGAGCGCCTCAAGCTGCCACTCTGGATTCCGTGTTAGATCCTGCTGTTGCCCCTCCTCAGCCTGACTGTCCTGCTGCCCTTCCGGAGAAGGCTCTTAAAATGGCTGACCGCAGTGATTCGGAGTTTGGTTACTTCTCGTTCAGTTTCTACAAATGTTTTCCCTCtggcttcccttcccttcttgaCGAAGATGGGTATCTCGCTTTCCCCAGCCTCCCCAAGGTCTGGGTCTCCTTCCTGCCCCCTGATGTTCAGCACTACATCCCAATCACCTCCCCGTCGTTCATTCCTTCCCTCATCCTCATCTTTGGGCTACTTCTCTCAGCTTCTCAGTCAGTTCCTTTTTCTCTcaccttttctcttcctctggctCTAGCCCTCTGCTATCTGGAGGCTAAAGCAAACACCTTTAATGTTTCTTGGGACTGTGATGTGAATGATaaaacagaggaagaggaagcagtTACTGGCACTTTTTCCTAA